TAACACAGGGCCTGGTCTGCCAGTACGTGCTATATAAAATGCTTTAGCTAAAACACTAGGGATTTCTTTTGCATCAGTAACTTGATAATTCCATTTGGTAACAGGAGTGGTAATGTTAATTACATCAGTTTCTTGAAAAGCATCAGTTCCTAAAAGGTGTGCGAAAACTTGTCCGGTAATACAAACTAGGGGAGTGCTATCTATTTGGGCATCTGCTAAACCTGTTACTAAATTGGTTGCACCTGGGCCGCTGGTTGCGAACACCACACCAACTTTACCCGAACTACGAGCATAACCTTGACCAGCATGAATACCACCTTGCTCATGACGTACTAAAATATGGTTAAGCTTTTCTTTATAATCGTAAAGTGCATCATAAATTGGCATAATTGCACCACCTGGATATCCAAAAATGACATCAGTTCCTTCTGCAATTAATCCTTCTAATAAGGCTACAGAGCCTGTAACTTCTACAAACGTTTTAGTGTCTGGTTTTGCCTCTGGTTTTTGTATTGTTTCTTGTGCAGTATCCATAATTATATCTTTACTCGTTGTACTATTCTTTTATTTTAAACCCAATTCTCTCTCTGTCTTTCCACTTCAATTGAGCAATTTTTTCATCTAGCATATTGTCCATTGCATCATAAAGCTCATTTAGTTGAACATCATGTTCTCCAAGACGCTCTTTAATTTCTAGTAACTGTTCATTAATATTGCTTTGCTTAAGCAAAATTTTTCGAACGACTACAAAAGCTCTCATAATGGCAATGTTCATATTAATTGCCTTTTCACTTTTCAAAACCCCACTTAACATAGCTATACCTTGTTCAGTAAAAGCGTATGGCAGTTTTCTGGTGCCTCCATAACTTGATGTCACAATTTGTGATATCAAGTTTGACTCGTTTGTCGTCACAATTTGTGATGACAAGTTTTGGTTATTGTTTTCAAACTCTTCTTTAGTTAATTGAAACATAAAATCTTCTGGAAAACGTTGTATGTTACGCTTTACTGCTTGATTTAATACTCTTGTTTCAACTTCATAAAGTGATGCTAAATCAAAATCTAACATTACTCTTTCACCCCGAATTACGTAAATTCTACTTTCAATGCTTTTAATAATCTGCATATAGTTTTCGTTTAAATATTAATTTATTGTCGGGATGACTTCAATTTAATATTCCCCCTTTAAAGGGCCTAGGAGCTAGTATTCATCAGTTACACAACCACTGGCTGCGTCTGAAACCGTTTTAGCATATTTATATAAAACTCCTTTTGTAACTTTCAATGCAGGTTGAACATATTTTTTTCTTCGCTCTGCAATAACTTCTTCGCTAACTTGTAAGCTGATGATGTTATTTACGGCGTCGATTAAAACTCTATCCTCATCTTCAACCAAACCAATTAGGCCTCCTTTATAAGATTCTGGGGTAATGTGACCAACCACAAAGCCGTGTGTTCCTCCAGAAAAACGGCCGTCAGTAATTAAGGCAACGGATTTCCCTAAACCTGCACCAATAATTGCTGAGGTTGGCTTTAACATTTCAGGCATGCCTGGAGCACCAACAGGACCAGAATTCTTAATAACGATAACATCACCAGGCTGAACGCGACCACTAGAAATACCTGCAATTAAATCATGCTCACCATCAAATACACGTGCTGGACCTTCAAATTTCTCTCCTTCTTTACCAGAGATTTTAGCAACTGAACCTTTTTCAGCTAAGTTCCCGTATAAAATTTGTAAGTGACCAGTCGCTTTAATTGGATTATCAAGTTTCTGAATAATTTTTTGGTCGTAATCCATGATCGATTTAACGTCAGCTAAATTTTCAGCTACAGTTTTTCCAGTTACAGTTAAACAATCACCATGTAATAAACCTTCGTTTAATAAATATTTCAATACTGCAGGAATACCACCATATTGATGTAAATCTTGCATCAAATATTTTCCACTTGGTTTAAAATCAGCAAGTACAGGCGTTACATCGCTCATTTTTTGGAAGTCATCTTGTGTAATTTCTACACCGATAGCTTTACCCATGGCAATAAAATGTAATACTGCATTTGTACTTCCACCCAATATGATAATAGAACGAATCGCATTCTCAAATGCTTTTCTTGTCATGATATCACTTGGTTTGATATCCTTTTCTAATAATATTTTAATGTACTTTCCAGCATCTAAACACTCTTGTTTTTTCTCATCGCTGATTGCAGGATTCGAAGAAGAATAAGGCAAACTCATACCCAAAGCTTCAATTGCAGATGCCATTGTATTAGCTGTATACATACCACCACAAGCACCAGCACCTGGACAAGTATGTTTAATAATTCCTTGATAATCTTCTTCAGAGAGATTACCACATATTTTTTGACCTAAAGCTTCAAAAGCAGAAACGATATTTAATTCTTCGCCTTTATAATGACCAGGAGCAATTGTGCCACCATATACCATAATTGATGGACGATCTAAACGAGACATGGCCATAATAGCACCCGGCATATTTTTATCGCAACCAGGAATGGTGATGATACCATCATAATATTGACCACCGCAAATAGTTTCAATGCTGTCTGCAATTACATCTCGGCTTACTAATGAATAACGCATACCATCAGTACCATTGCTCATTCCATCACTTACACCAATGGTATTAAAAACCAAACCCACTAAATCATTTTTCCAGACACCTTTTTTAACATCTGCCGCTAAATCGTTAAGGTGCATGTTACAAGTGTTGCCGTCATAACCCATGCTTCCAATACCAACTTGGGCTTTCGCCATATCAGCATCGGTTAATCCGATTCCGTATAACATCGCTTGAGCTGCAGGTTGGGTTGGGTCTTGTGTAAATGTTTTACTGTATTTGTTGATTTCGTTCATTTGGTTGTTGTAAGGTTGTAATGTTTAAAAGTTGTAATGTTGCTAAGCAACCTGTCTCATATCTCACTTCTCAATACTCACATCTATATTATTACTTCATAATTTACTTTCTCGAGCACTAGGTTTTTATAAGCTCTTTGGATGGTGCATCCGATGCTATCATTCCATCTTTGTCTGAAAACTACATCATCTATGGTATGTACACCTACAATTTCTGCTGCTGTACCACAAAAGAAAACACTATCTGCCGCTTTTAATTCGTCTACACTAATTGCTTTTTCAATCACCTCTATATCTAATACTTTGCAAAGTTCTATTACGGTTGCACGAGTAATTCCTGCTAAGATGTGGCCTAAGGCTGGTGTATATAACTTTCCGTCTTTTTCAAAGAAGATGTTTGCACCTGGCGCTTCAGCAACATTTTCGTTCATGTCTAAAAGTAAAGCTTCATCAAAGCCTTTACCTTTTGCTTCCGTAGTAGCCAAAATAGAATTCACATAATGTCCACTTGCCTTTGCTTCAACATAAGTTGATTTAGGATTAGGTCTTTGATAGCTAGAAATGCAAACCTTTAATTTTTTATCCCCAAAATAAGAAGCCCAGTCCCAAGCACAAATCATTATTGATGATTCTGTTGGTGCAACTAGCGACATGCTTGGTGGACAATAAACTAGCGGACGGATATAAGCATCTTTAAAATTGTTAACCTCTAACAATCTATAAGTTTGTTTAATTAACTCATTTTTATCCCAAGGAAAAGGAATATGCATTAACTCACATGAGCGTTGCAGCCTGTCATAATGTTCTTTGATTTTAAAAACCCTAGTTGCATTATGCGTTTTGTAAGCTCTAATGCCTTCAAATGCTGCGTAACCATAATGTAACGATTGTCCGTATAAATCTGTTTTAGCATCTTGTGCCTTAACAAACTTACCGTCCAAGTAAATCACCGTTTTGGAGTTGTAATATTCCATTTTTCCTTATTTAAAAAAAGCGTCCCTTTTGATTGGGACGCTTTAGGTATATTGTGAGTATTAAATAATCATGCTATAACGTCCCTGGCTGCTTACTTAGTAGCAGAATAATAATAATAAGAATGACATATAAAGTAGACTCGTAGTCTGCTCTATTTGTGATACTTAAAGTTAAAATTCTTGGGTTGTACATTGTCATTGTTTTATAAAAACCAATTTAGTTTTTAGTTCATAAACTAGCAAGGCTTATTGTAAAATAAATTAAAAAAAATTTAATTCCGAATTTTTCTATAAATCAGAACATAGTACTGATATTATATGAATAAGCAGGCAAGACATTGGTAAGGTGTAGACTAAATATGAAATCGGTATTCGGTCTGTTTATTATGCTTGCATTATAAATTGACTATTTTCGGCGTAAAATAGAGAAGAGGTTAAAAAAACTGCTCAATTTTTTCTCTTTTTGAAGCGCAAATTTCTGCAAAGATTATTGTTAGTCCTGCTTTCTGCTTTTAGTCTTTCGCTTTGTGTTCGTTACTGTCAGGGCTAGTTTGGTAAAGACTGTGCAAGGAAACCCCTCATAGTTGCAAAGACCTGCGTAAACTAAACCTGATTAAGCCGGCAGCCCCGAATTTTTATGAGGGCTAAAGGCGAAAGCAGGACCAACTTTCAAATGAAATGCTGGATTTGCTTTTCAAAATAATAAACATTAAGAAATTAAAAAACATTAAGGCTTCATTACCTTAATTCCTTAATGTTGGAAGAATATTGGTTATTCTTTTCAATTGAAAACTCTTTACCATATAAGGTATTTTAAGAAATATAAGAGAATGATGTTTGTCTGGGTCTAATCTTAAATGAACTTATATTTCTTATATGGTTTAATAATATTGTAAGTGAGATTGCCATGTCGCTGCTCTCCTAGCAATGACGAGGAAGTTAAGTAACAAAAAAGCCTTCCCGATATTTCGAGAAGGCTTTGAGATGTTTTATAAAAGCTTAAGCTACTACTGCTTCTGCTAATACGATTATTTTATTATCCAGAACTTCAACAACGCCACCTTTAATGTTAAAGATTTCTTCGCCTGTGCTTCCTTTAATAATTACCGGACCATCTTCTAAAGTAGAGATAATAGGAGCGTGGTCTTTCAAAATCTGAAAAGAACCTAAAGTTCCTGGAACGGTAACCGCAGTTACATCGCCTTCGAAAACTTTTTTATCTGGAGTTAATATTTCTAAAGTCATAATTTTAGTATAGCGTATTGAGTATTGCGTATAGAGATTATTTCTCACTACGCAATACGCTTATCTCAATTCTAATTAGATTCTGCTAATAATTTTTTACCTTTTTCGATAGCTTCTTCGATGCTACCTACTAAGTTAAATGCAGCTTCAGGATATTCGTCAACTTCACCATCCATGATCATGTTAAATCCTTTGATGGTATCTTTAATGTCAACCAATACGCCTTTTAAGCCTGTAAATTGCTCAGCTACGTGGAAAGGTTGAGATAAGAAACGTTGAACACGACGAGCTCTAGATACTGTCAATTTATCTTCCTCAGATAATTCGTCCATACCTAAAATCGCGATGATATCTTGTAATTCTTTATAACGTTGTAGAGTTTCTTTCACACGTTGAGCTGTATTGTAATGCTCATCGCCTAAAACAGCAGGAGAAAGGATACGAGAAGTAGAATCTAATGGGTCTACCGCTGGATAAATACCTAACTCAGCAATCTTACGTGAAAGTACAGTAGTTGCATCTAAGTGGGCAAACGTTGTAGCCGGTGCAGGGTCAGTTAAATCATCCGCAGGTACGTAAACCGCTTGTACAGATGTAATTGAACCACGTTTAGTTGAAGTAATACGCTCTTGCATTAAACCCATCTCAGTTGCCAATGTTGGTTGGTAACCTACCGCAGATGGCATACGACCTAATAGCGCCGAAACCTCAGAACCTGCTTGAGTGAAACGGAAGATGTTGTCAACGAAGAAAAGGATATCTTTTCCAGCGCCTTCGCCATCACCATCACGGAAATATTCTGCAACTGTTAATCCTGATAACGCTACACGAGCACGTGCACCAGGAGGCTCGTTCATTTGACCGAATACCAATGTTGCTTTTGATTCTTTTAATTTTTCAGTGTCTACTGCGTTCAAATCCCATCCACCTTTTTCCATTGAGTGTAAGAATTCATCACCATAGTTAATTACACCAGATTCGATAAACTCACGTAGTAAATCGTTACCCTCACGAGTACGCTCACCCACACCAGCAAATACTGATAAACCAGCATAAGCCTTTGCGATGTTGTTTACCAACTCCATGATCAAAACAGTTTTACCAACACCAGCACCACCGAACAAACCAATTTTACCACCTTTTGCATAAGGCTCTAATAAATCGATTACTTTAATACCTGTAAAAAGTACTTCAGTTTCAGTAGATAGATCTTCAAATTTAGGAGGAGCATTGTGAATTGGGCGACCACCAGTTTTATCAACAGCAGTAATACCATCAATAGCATCACCAACTACGTTAAATAAACGACCTTTAATTTGATCTCCAACAGGCATTTTGATAGGTGCGCCAGTATCTACTGCATCCATAC
The sequence above is drawn from the Pedobacter frigiditerrae genome and encodes:
- the ilvD gene encoding dihydroxy-acid dehydratase — protein: MNEINKYSKTFTQDPTQPAAQAMLYGIGLTDADMAKAQVGIGSMGYDGNTCNMHLNDLAADVKKGVWKNDLVGLVFNTIGVSDGMSNGTDGMRYSLVSRDVIADSIETICGGQYYDGIITIPGCDKNMPGAIMAMSRLDRPSIMVYGGTIAPGHYKGEELNIVSAFEALGQKICGNLSEEDYQGIIKHTCPGAGACGGMYTANTMASAIEALGMSLPYSSSNPAISDEKKQECLDAGKYIKILLEKDIKPSDIMTRKAFENAIRSIIILGGSTNAVLHFIAMGKAIGVEITQDDFQKMSDVTPVLADFKPSGKYLMQDLHQYGGIPAVLKYLLNEGLLHGDCLTVTGKTVAENLADVKSIMDYDQKIIQKLDNPIKATGHLQILYGNLAEKGSVAKISGKEGEKFEGPARVFDGEHDLIAGISSGRVQPGDVIVIKNSGPVGAPGMPEMLKPTSAIIGAGLGKSVALITDGRFSGGTHGFVVGHITPESYKGGLIGLVEDEDRVLIDAVNNIISLQVSEEVIAERRKKYVQPALKVTKGVLYKYAKTVSDAASGCVTDEY
- the atpC gene encoding ATP synthase F1 subunit epsilon; the encoded protein is MTLEILTPDKKVFEGDVTAVTVPGTLGSFQILKDHAPIISTLEDGPVIIKGSTGEEIFNIKGGVVEVLDNKIIVLAEAVVA
- a CDS encoding branched-chain amino acid transaminase, giving the protein MEYYNSKTVIYLDGKFVKAQDAKTDLYGQSLHYGYAAFEGIRAYKTHNATRVFKIKEHYDRLQRSCELMHIPFPWDKNELIKQTYRLLEVNNFKDAYIRPLVYCPPSMSLVAPTESSIMICAWDWASYFGDKKLKVCISSYQRPNPKSTYVEAKASGHYVNSILATTEAKGKGFDEALLLDMNENVAEAPGANIFFEKDGKLYTPALGHILAGITRATVIELCKVLDIEVIEKAISVDELKAADSVFFCGTAAEIVGVHTIDDVVFRQRWNDSIGCTIQRAYKNLVLEKVNYEVII
- a CDS encoding ORF6N domain-containing protein, coding for MQIIKSIESRIYVIRGERVMLDFDLASLYEVETRVLNQAVKRNIQRFPEDFMFQLTKEEFENNNQNLSSQIVTTNESNLISQIVTSSYGGTRKLPYAFTEQGIAMLSGVLKSEKAINMNIAIMRAFVVVRKILLKQSNINEQLLEIKERLGEHDVQLNELYDAMDNMLDEKIAQLKWKDRERIGFKIKE
- the atpD gene encoding F0F1 ATP synthase subunit beta codes for the protein MPNIGKIAQIIGPVVDVSFANDAHLPKIFSALEITKENGQKIVLEVQQHLGEDRVRAISMDSTDGLVRGMDAVDTGAPIKMPVGDQIKGRLFNVVGDAIDGITAVDKTGGRPIHNAPPKFEDLSTETEVLFTGIKVIDLLEPYAKGGKIGLFGGAGVGKTVLIMELVNNIAKAYAGLSVFAGVGERTREGNDLLREFIESGVINYGDEFLHSMEKGGWDLNAVDTEKLKESKATLVFGQMNEPPGARARVALSGLTVAEYFRDGDGEGAGKDILFFVDNIFRFTQAGSEVSALLGRMPSAVGYQPTLATEMGLMQERITSTKRGSITSVQAVYVPADDLTDPAPATTFAHLDATTVLSRKIAELGIYPAVDPLDSTSRILSPAVLGDEHYNTAQRVKETLQRYKELQDIIAILGMDELSEEDKLTVSRARRVQRFLSQPFHVAEQFTGLKGVLVDIKDTIKGFNMIMDGEVDEYPEAAFNLVGSIEEAIEKGKKLLAESN